One stretch of Thermomicrobiales bacterium DNA includes these proteins:
- the ligA gene encoding NAD-dependent DNA ligase LigA, protein MTEQDVRARLESLRTSLDRWNYQYYVLDQPTVSDAEYDEAMRELRALEDAYPELVTPDSPSQRVGAPAQTAFAKVVHPVPMLSLSNVFDRASLDAWFGRAQRAAGREQMRLVTEPKIDGLAVALTYVDGVLEVGATRGDGFVGENVTANLRTIKTIPKQLRTAKDYPVPSRIEVRGEVYMKKSDFEALNARILEAGGEPFMNPRNSSAGSLRQIDPKKTRERPLSFYTWDIGYLEGFPRPDSHFDTLQMLVQYGFETAPDPMTHDAHDAIDGVWERCEWWLGRRDELDFEIDGVVTKIDSVHLQDEIGIISREPRWATAYKFPAIQKTTVVEDIVVTVGRTGTLNPTAFLAPVNIGGVTVKRATLHNEDEIARKDIRIGDTVVVQRAGDVIPQIVKVIIEKRTGAEVPFQMPERCPVCGTPTKRDEGVAMRYCTNSACPARIREGLHHFVSRGAMDIVGLGDKLADRFVDLGWIHDFGDIYSLDWEQVAALEGLGEKSAENLKSSVDASKVRPIARLLAGLGIPHVGERNASMLAKRFRSIPNLQAATLEEVLEVPGMGSIVAQSVVDFFSDPSNQHVIEKLARAGVNMSDGEPISEEPGPLAGKTFVLTGRLEHMTRAEAEELLRSLGASVAGSVSKKTSFVVAGEEAGSKADKAKELGVPILSEQDMLSMVN, encoded by the coding sequence ATGACCGAACAGGACGTTCGCGCGCGGCTCGAATCCCTCAGAACCAGTCTCGATCGGTGGAACTATCAGTACTACGTCCTCGATCAGCCCACTGTATCCGACGCCGAATATGACGAGGCCATGCGAGAGTTGCGGGCGCTCGAGGACGCCTATCCAGAACTCGTCACGCCCGATTCACCCAGTCAGCGTGTCGGCGCCCCTGCGCAAACGGCATTTGCCAAGGTCGTGCACCCGGTTCCTATGCTGTCACTCAGCAATGTTTTCGACCGCGCAAGTCTCGACGCCTGGTTCGGGCGGGCGCAGCGAGCCGCGGGGCGTGAGCAGATGCGGCTTGTCACCGAACCGAAGATCGACGGCTTGGCGGTCGCGCTCACCTATGTCGATGGAGTGCTGGAGGTCGGCGCCACACGAGGGGACGGGTTCGTTGGCGAGAACGTCACAGCCAATTTGCGCACGATAAAGACGATTCCCAAGCAGTTGCGAACCGCCAAAGACTATCCGGTGCCGTCCCGAATCGAGGTGCGCGGCGAGGTCTACATGAAGAAGTCCGACTTCGAGGCGCTCAACGCTCGCATTCTCGAAGCAGGTGGCGAACCATTCATGAACCCACGCAATTCGTCTGCCGGGAGCCTTCGGCAGATCGACCCGAAGAAGACGCGTGAGCGTCCGCTGAGCTTCTATACCTGGGACATCGGTTATCTGGAGGGCTTCCCGAGGCCGGATAGCCATTTCGACACGCTTCAGATGCTCGTTCAATACGGATTCGAAACCGCGCCGGATCCCATGACGCACGACGCGCACGACGCGATCGACGGGGTATGGGAGCGGTGTGAATGGTGGCTCGGCCGGCGTGACGAGCTCGATTTTGAAATCGATGGCGTCGTCACCAAGATCGATTCTGTCCATCTTCAAGACGAGATCGGCATCATTTCGCGCGAACCGCGGTGGGCGACCGCCTACAAGTTCCCTGCAATTCAAAAGACCACGGTCGTGGAAGACATCGTCGTCACGGTGGGCCGGACTGGCACGCTCAACCCGACCGCGTTTCTTGCGCCGGTCAACATCGGTGGGGTGACGGTCAAGCGGGCGACCCTGCACAACGAAGATGAGATCGCGCGCAAGGACATTCGTATCGGCGACACCGTCGTGGTGCAACGAGCAGGCGACGTCATTCCGCAAATCGTCAAGGTCATCATCGAAAAGCGAACGGGAGCCGAGGTCCCGTTCCAGATGCCCGAGCGATGCCCGGTTTGCGGCACGCCGACCAAACGAGACGAAGGGGTTGCCATGCGCTATTGCACCAACTCCGCGTGCCCGGCCCGCATCCGCGAGGGGCTGCACCATTTCGTCTCGCGAGGCGCCATGGACATTGTCGGACTCGGAGACAAACTGGCCGATCGGTTCGTCGATCTCGGCTGGATTCACGACTTTGGAGACATCTATTCGCTGGATTGGGAGCAGGTCGCCGCTCTGGAAGGCCTGGGAGAGAAAAGCGCCGAAAACCTGAAATCGTCAGTAGACGCTTCGAAAGTTCGCCCGATCGCCCGGCTCCTTGCCGGGTTGGGGATTCCCCATGTCGGTGAACGCAATGCCTCGATGCTGGCCAAGCGCTTCCGTTCGATCCCGAACCTGCAGGCAGCAACGCTCGAAGAGGTCCTCGAGGTGCCTGGCATGGGCAGCATCGTGGCCCAGAGTGTGGTCGATTTCTTTTCCGACCCGAGCAACCAGCATGTGATCGAAAAGCTCGCGCGGGCGGGGGTGAACATGTCGGACGGCGAGCCGATATCGGAGGAGCCAGGTCCGCTCGCAGGAAAGACCTTCGTCCTGACTGGACGGCTGGAGCACATGACCC